Proteins found in one Micromonospora sp. R77 genomic segment:
- a CDS encoding S-adenosyl-l-methionine hydroxide adenosyltransferase family protein produces the protein MTDVPWISLTTDYGLADGFVAACHGVIARLAPAARVLDVTHLIPPADVRRGAAVLAQTVPYLPVGVHVAVVDPGVGTNRRGVALATPGGLLVGPDNGLLPDAATALGGVTAAVELTNPEWLGPVVSRTFHGRDVFAPVAARLALGAPLAGAGPAVEPATLVRLPDPVVRPTAGGFEAEVLTVDHFGNVQLAAPGALLAPLPPRVRVAGRAAAHGRTFGDAPAGDLVVYVDSAGLVAVAVNTGRAADLLGVRPGELVAVTGT, from the coding sequence GTGACCGACGTACCGTGGATCTCGCTGACCACCGACTACGGCCTCGCCGACGGGTTCGTGGCGGCCTGCCACGGGGTGATCGCCCGGCTCGCTCCGGCGGCCCGGGTGCTCGACGTGACCCACCTGATTCCCCCGGCCGACGTCCGCCGGGGCGCGGCGGTCCTCGCTCAGACGGTGCCGTACCTGCCGGTCGGGGTGCACGTGGCGGTGGTGGACCCGGGTGTCGGGACGAACCGGCGCGGGGTGGCCCTGGCGACGCCCGGCGGGCTGCTGGTCGGGCCGGACAACGGGCTGCTGCCCGACGCCGCCACGGCGCTCGGCGGGGTCACCGCGGCGGTCGAGCTGACCAATCCGGAGTGGCTGGGGCCGGTGGTGTCCCGCACCTTCCACGGCCGGGACGTGTTCGCCCCGGTAGCGGCCCGGCTGGCGCTCGGCGCGCCGCTGGCCGGGGCGGGTCCGGCGGTCGAGCCGGCGACACTGGTCCGGCTGCCCGACCCGGTGGTACGGCCGACCGCCGGTGGGTTCGAGGCCGAGGTGCTGACCGTGGACCACTTCGGCAACGTGCAGCTCGCCGCGCCGGGTGCCCTGCTGGCGCCGCTGCCTCCCCGCGTGCGGGTGGCGGGACGGGCGGCGGCCCACGGCCGTACCTTCGGCGACGCCCCCGCCGGTGACCTGGTGGTGTACGTCGACTCGGCCGGATTGGTGGCGGTCGCGGTGAACACCGGCCGCGCGGCCGACCTGCTCGGGGTGCGTCCCGGTGAGCTGGTGGCGGTGACCGGCACCTGA